A region from the Oceanidesulfovibrio marinus genome encodes:
- a CDS encoding radical SAM protein codes for MKPRHPLFQLATWKRLAANRIPGQVVIQYTDRCNAACAQCGMRRTSTFERSSMDMQQARMLIDAVAERGVQSISFTGGEPLLHLDEIALLMEHAGRAGIPFVRTGTNGFIFRGHESPGWEDKIKRMAERFAATPLNTFWISVDSADAEVHEKNRGFSGIVAGMEKALPIFHEAGIYPAANLGINRLTGGDGPHRLPSYTGPATDDPNTSAAAWAFYAAARTAFRRFYRMVHDLGFTMANACYPMSFEDEGDAVYAATSEDDFISFRPAEKALLFRALYETIPEFRGELRIFSPRSSLRALVRSYATGEPQGYPCRGGVDFFFVDCKDMNTYPCGYRGSENLGKFWDLDLGALPAPDCRRCDWECFRDPSEMLGPVMQALRNPLALARSIRRDTEAFKVWAVDAAYYRACGFFDGRKPPQYERMARFAKTDSLAEPIQT; via the coding sequence ATGAAGCCTCGCCACCCGTTGTTCCAGCTCGCCACCTGGAAGCGCCTTGCGGCCAACCGCATCCCCGGCCAGGTGGTCATCCAGTACACGGACCGCTGCAACGCGGCCTGCGCCCAGTGCGGCATGCGCCGCACCAGCACCTTCGAGCGCAGCTCCATGGACATGCAGCAGGCCAGGATGCTCATAGACGCCGTGGCCGAGCGCGGCGTGCAGTCCATCTCCTTTACCGGCGGCGAACCCCTGCTCCACCTCGACGAGATTGCCCTGCTCATGGAGCACGCCGGCCGCGCCGGCATTCCCTTTGTCCGCACCGGCACCAACGGCTTCATCTTCCGCGGCCACGAATCACCCGGCTGGGAGGACAAGATCAAGCGCATGGCGGAGCGCTTCGCCGCCACGCCGCTGAATACCTTCTGGATCAGCGTGGACTCGGCCGACGCCGAGGTGCACGAGAAAAACCGCGGCTTCTCCGGCATCGTGGCGGGCATGGAAAAGGCGCTGCCCATCTTCCACGAGGCAGGCATCTACCCGGCGGCCAACCTGGGCATCAACCGCCTCACCGGCGGCGACGGCCCGCACCGCCTGCCGAGCTACACAGGCCCGGCCACGGACGATCCCAACACCAGCGCGGCTGCCTGGGCGTTCTACGCCGCAGCGCGCACGGCCTTCCGCCGCTTCTACCGCATGGTGCACGACCTCGGCTTCACCATGGCCAACGCCTGCTACCCCATGAGCTTCGAGGACGAGGGCGACGCGGTCTACGCCGCCACCTCGGAGGACGACTTCATCTCTTTCCGGCCGGCCGAGAAGGCGCTGCTCTTCCGCGCGCTGTACGAGACCATTCCGGAGTTCCGGGGCGAGCTGCGCATCTTCTCCCCGCGCAGCTCCCTGCGCGCGCTGGTGCGCTCCTACGCAACGGGAGAGCCTCAGGGCTACCCCTGCCGCGGCGGCGTGGACTTCTTCTTTGTGGACTGCAAGGACATGAATACCTACCCGTGCGGCTACCGCGGCTCCGAAAACCTGGGCAAGTTCTGGGATCTGGACCTCGGCGCGCTGCCGGCGCCGGACTGCCGGCGTTGCGACTGGGAGTGCTTCCGCGATCCTTCCGAGATGCTGGGGCCGGTGATGCAGGCGCTGCGCAATCCCCTGGCCCTGGCGCGTTCCATCCGCCGCGACACCGAGGCGTTCAAGGTCTGGGCCGTGGACGCAGCCTATTACCGCGCCTGCGGCTTTTTCGACGGCCGCAAGCCCCCGCAGTACGAACGCATGGCCCGGTTCGCGAAGACGGACAGCCTGGCCGAGCCCATTCAGACATAA
- a CDS encoding M14 family metallopeptidase translates to MNNLDFSLHQHQGAEDGPTLLVIGGIQGDEPGGFNAASLLVTHYTILRGNVWIVPNLNFISIIRRNRGVYGDLNRKFALLRSSDPEYSVIKKIKSIIDTDSVNLVLNLHDGSGFYRPEYTDAMHSPHRWGQSVIIDQESIDAPYGQLMGMASQVVERVNKALRDPEHAYHVKNTETRLGDHEMEKTLTYFAINQGKAAFGIEASKDFPTSLRTYYHLQALEAFMDLMGIEYTRDFELNVADVRKTIDTDAAVALYDNRIFLDLRDVRSTLRYVPLKKNAQLAFASTNPLVTVVGQGSNYDVYYGNRLITNMHPQYFDYETSPQVVTLNVDGRSMDVPMGRRVQVADSFSVAPRKGYRVNVIGFTQAGVDNECGIPIRRADIMEHYSVDTDGSVYRVEVYREDSDTFCGMVLVDFDTSRQGPAPDQQPHTISPVRVVTRDKGPAAAAHGDSAASR, encoded by the coding sequence ATGAACAACCTGGATTTCTCGCTGCACCAGCACCAGGGAGCCGAGGACGGCCCCACCCTGCTCGTGATCGGCGGCATCCAGGGCGACGAGCCAGGCGGCTTCAACGCCGCCTCCCTGCTCGTGACGCATTACACGATCCTGCGCGGCAACGTCTGGATCGTGCCCAACCTGAACTTCATCTCCATCATCCGCCGCAACCGCGGCGTGTACGGCGACCTGAACCGCAAGTTCGCCCTGCTGAGAAGCAGCGACCCCGAGTACTCCGTCATCAAGAAGATCAAGTCCATCATCGATACGGACTCCGTGAACCTGGTGCTCAACCTGCACGACGGCAGCGGTTTTTACCGGCCCGAGTACACCGACGCCATGCACTCCCCGCACCGCTGGGGCCAGAGCGTGATCATCGACCAGGAGAGCATCGACGCCCCCTACGGCCAGCTGATGGGCATGGCCAGCCAGGTTGTGGAACGCGTGAACAAGGCGCTGCGCGATCCGGAGCACGCCTATCATGTGAAGAACACCGAGACGCGCCTGGGCGACCACGAGATGGAGAAGACCCTGACCTACTTCGCCATCAACCAGGGCAAGGCGGCCTTTGGCATCGAGGCGTCCAAGGACTTCCCCACCAGCCTGCGCACCTACTACCATCTCCAAGCCCTTGAAGCGTTCATGGACCTCATGGGCATCGAGTACACGCGGGACTTCGAGCTCAACGTGGCCGATGTGCGCAAGACCATCGACACGGACGCGGCCGTGGCGCTCTATGACAACCGCATCTTCCTGGACCTGCGCGACGTGCGCAGCACCCTGCGCTACGTGCCGCTGAAGAAGAACGCCCAGCTCGCCTTCGCCTCCACCAACCCGCTGGTCACCGTGGTCGGGCAAGGCAGCAACTACGACGTCTACTACGGCAACCGGCTCATCACCAACATGCACCCGCAGTACTTCGACTACGAGACATCGCCCCAGGTGGTGACGCTGAACGTGGACGGCCGCTCCATGGACGTGCCCATGGGCAGACGGGTGCAGGTGGCCGACTCCTTCAGCGTGGCCCCCAGAAAGGGCTACCGCGTCAACGTCATCGGCTTCACCCAGGCCGGCGTGGACAACGAGTGCGGCATCCCCATCCGCCGCGCCGACATCATGGAGCACTACTCCGTGGATACCGACGGCTCGGTCTATCGCGTGGAGGTGTACCGCGAGGACAGCGACACCTTCTGCGGCATGGTGCTGGTGGACTTCGACACCAGCCGCCAGGGGCCGGCTCCGGACCAGCAGCCCCACACCATCTCGCCTGTCCGCGTGGTCACCAGGGACAAGGGTCCAGCGGCCGCAGCGCATGGGGACAGCGCAGCCTCACGCTGA
- a CDS encoding tetratricopeptide repeat protein, translating into MGEATQHTTGKADAAEPTADVLASYRDKPFHIYVIDRVLRDQLKVILEALKFSNVTVHKTPLAYFENARALGQLLLTREGVFLINPPSHAVSPGSKTRIPKELPEYFETVKLVVGNTRRDVMQTLAKCVPVFTDIHFSQKRENTLITLAQYGVSGAFILQKLESLSGLAPKMREIRAKEQLMERYREVRDYLAEYLPHKEGRLEELKERQEERELSERKAEADKWMRAGHEARAGGDWERAVQCFSKAIEIYPRDPAAYMESGRTYVRLKRYPKALMRFAQAEEVAEGSPEPNKEIGMVRVLQAQERLRSGDSPNEPEVMQLLNDAMTNFQRALDKAAAIKPLDEEDSRQRDVEAVTRIAGELMKVDLKSTLGKGHPTVKQLGAMAREAFNRVANTEMDELPAGQLIFLGLAAIDERNFTEAERLLFKAARDEGHFAEACNEIIYMGTLVRKLEGPLRAIDIYNRLLELDPPNKAAVNFNLAVAYAVEHKDLESAGAIVRGLMLEPSLAQNEMFYKNHQLYQVLETVVDIFDTVAAMQKRTTVPELARRTVHFQERLERHIAAGQNKDALVLAYNLARKIPEFFDNEAILADKTIAEFLQSRVTMCRSAGKESLTWLAGFLEEFLERRKSAGYSKRLIAFSRFKMEALKVLERGGESNEAAFFFTKAVMAHPEYTQAVELYASEESMRLAREVHDALRYVDVGKVRG; encoded by the coding sequence ATGGGCGAAGCGACGCAGCATACCACCGGCAAAGCGGACGCCGCGGAGCCGACCGCCGACGTCCTGGCGTCGTATCGCGACAAGCCGTTCCACATCTACGTGATAGACCGGGTGCTGCGCGACCAGCTCAAGGTCATCCTGGAAGCGCTCAAGTTCTCCAACGTCACCGTCCACAAGACGCCGCTCGCCTACTTTGAAAACGCCCGCGCCCTGGGCCAGCTTCTGCTCACGCGGGAGGGCGTCTTCCTGATCAACCCGCCCTCCCACGCCGTCTCGCCCGGCAGCAAGACGCGCATCCCCAAGGAGCTGCCGGAGTACTTCGAGACCGTGAAGCTCGTGGTGGGCAACACCCGCCGCGACGTGATGCAGACCCTCGCCAAGTGCGTGCCCGTGTTCACGGACATCCACTTCTCCCAGAAGCGCGAGAACACGCTTATCACCCTGGCGCAGTATGGCGTGTCCGGCGCGTTCATCCTCCAGAAGCTCGAATCGCTCTCCGGCCTGGCGCCCAAGATGCGCGAGATCCGCGCCAAGGAGCAGCTCATGGAGCGCTACCGCGAGGTGCGCGACTACCTGGCGGAGTACCTGCCGCACAAGGAGGGCCGGCTGGAGGAGCTCAAGGAGCGGCAGGAGGAGCGCGAGCTTTCCGAGCGCAAGGCCGAGGCCGACAAGTGGATGCGCGCCGGCCACGAGGCCAGAGCCGGCGGCGACTGGGAACGCGCTGTGCAGTGCTTCTCCAAAGCCATCGAAATCTACCCCAGGGACCCGGCGGCGTATATGGAGAGCGGCAGGACGTATGTGCGGCTGAAGCGCTACCCCAAGGCGCTGATGCGTTTCGCCCAGGCAGAGGAGGTGGCCGAGGGTAGCCCGGAGCCGAACAAGGAGATCGGCATGGTCCGGGTGCTGCAGGCCCAGGAGCGGCTGCGGTCCGGGGATTCGCCCAACGAGCCTGAGGTGATGCAGCTTCTGAACGACGCCATGACCAACTTCCAGCGCGCTTTGGACAAGGCGGCGGCCATCAAGCCCCTGGACGAGGAGGACAGCCGGCAGCGGGATGTGGAGGCCGTGACGCGCATTGCCGGCGAGCTGATGAAGGTCGACCTCAAGAGCACGTTGGGCAAGGGCCATCCGACGGTAAAGCAGCTTGGCGCCATGGCCAGAGAGGCGTTCAACAGGGTGGCCAACACGGAGATGGACGAGCTGCCTGCCGGACAGCTCATTTTCCTGGGGCTGGCGGCCATCGACGAGCGCAACTTCACCGAGGCCGAGCGGTTGCTGTTCAAGGCCGCGCGGGACGAGGGCCACTTTGCCGAGGCGTGCAACGAGATCATCTACATGGGCACGCTGGTGCGCAAGCTGGAGGGGCCGCTCAGAGCCATCGACATCTACAACCGGCTGCTGGAACTGGACCCGCCCAACAAGGCCGCGGTGAACTTCAACCTGGCCGTGGCCTACGCCGTGGAGCACAAGGATCTGGAAAGCGCCGGCGCCATTGTGCGCGGGCTGATGCTGGAGCCGAGCCTGGCGCAGAACGAGATGTTCTACAAGAACCACCAGCTCTACCAGGTGCTGGAGACAGTGGTGGACATCTTCGACACCGTGGCCGCCATGCAGAAACGGACCACCGTGCCGGAGCTGGCCAGGCGGACGGTCCACTTCCAGGAGCGGCTGGAGCGGCACATCGCGGCCGGGCAGAACAAGGACGCCCTGGTCCTGGCCTATAACCTGGCGCGCAAGATACCGGAGTTCTTCGACAACGAAGCCATACTCGCCGACAAGACCATTGCCGAGTTCCTGCAGTCGCGCGTGACCATGTGCCGGAGCGCAGGCAAGGAGAGCCTGACCTGGCTCGCCGGCTTCCTGGAGGAGTTTCTGGAGCGGCGCAAGAGCGCCGGCTACTCCAAGCGGCTTATCGCCTTCTCACGCTTCAAGATGGAGGCGCTCAAGGTGCTGGAGCGGGGCGGCGAGTCCAACGAGGCGGCGTTCTTTTTCACCAAGGCCGTGATGGCCCACCCGGAGTACACACAGGCCGTGGAGCTTTACGCGAGCGAGGAGTCCATGCGCCTCGCCCGCGAAGTTCACGATGCGCTGCGGTATGTGGATGTGGGCAAGGTCCGCGGGTAG
- a CDS encoding citrate synthase gives MTKTIELSMAEKRPDTTQETATLSVRGKTYTLPVLESSEGELAIDIKNLRSETGVITFDPGYANTGSCKSSITYVDGEKGILRHRGYPIEQLAEKSSFVEQAMLLIFGELPSMDELDNFRGMLREQELLHEDLLHHFDGFPPNGEPMAILSAVINSLGSYHPDLYEFKDEYQFRRACAKIMSKVRTIAAFAFRKSIGRPFMYPNPNKSYCANFLHMMFSVPYKIYEPPLGAVRALSLFLIVHADHEQNCSTSTVRMVGSTQANLFASVSAGICALWGKLHGGANAAVIQMLQDIHDNNIKVSDYLEKVKRKEFRLMGFGHRIYKNFDPRARILKGAAHELLLNMGQTDDELLAIAQELEQAALEDEFFKERQLYPNVDFYSGIILRALGIPVNMFPVMFAIGRMPGWIAHWYEEYCQPMRIHRPRQLYMGERLRDYLPLDDR, from the coding sequence ATGACCAAGACAATCGAACTGTCCATGGCCGAAAAACGGCCTGACACCACGCAGGAGACCGCGACGCTCTCGGTCCGCGGCAAGACCTACACCCTCCCCGTGCTGGAAAGCTCCGAAGGCGAGCTCGCCATCGACATCAAGAATCTGCGAAGCGAAACCGGCGTCATCACCTTCGACCCCGGGTACGCCAACACCGGATCGTGCAAAAGCAGCATTACTTATGTGGACGGCGAGAAGGGCATCCTCCGCCACCGCGGCTATCCCATCGAACAGCTCGCGGAAAAGAGCTCTTTTGTGGAACAGGCCATGCTGCTGATCTTCGGCGAGCTGCCTTCCATGGACGAGCTCGACAACTTCCGCGGCATGCTGCGCGAGCAGGAGCTGCTGCACGAGGACCTGCTGCACCACTTCGACGGCTTCCCGCCCAACGGCGAGCCCATGGCCATCCTTTCCGCGGTCATCAACTCCCTGGGCAGCTACCACCCGGATCTCTACGAGTTCAAGGACGAGTACCAGTTCCGCAGGGCCTGCGCCAAGATCATGAGCAAGGTGCGCACCATCGCGGCCTTTGCCTTCCGCAAGTCCATCGGCCGGCCCTTCATGTACCCCAACCCGAACAAGAGCTACTGCGCCAACTTCCTGCACATGATGTTCTCGGTGCCGTACAAGATCTACGAGCCGCCGCTGGGCGCGGTGCGCGCGCTGTCACTCTTCCTTATCGTGCACGCCGACCACGAGCAGAACTGCTCCACATCCACGGTGCGCATGGTGGGCTCCACCCAGGCCAACCTCTTCGCCTCGGTCTCGGCCGGCATCTGTGCCCTGTGGGGCAAGCTGCACGGCGGCGCCAACGCCGCGGTCATCCAGATGCTGCAGGATATCCACGACAACAACATCAAGGTGTCGGATTATCTGGAGAAGGTGAAGCGGAAGGAGTTCCGGCTCATGGGCTTCGGCCACCGCATCTACAAGAACTTCGATCCCCGCGCGCGCATCCTTAAAGGCGCGGCCCACGAGCTGTTGCTGAACATGGGTCAGACCGACGACGAGCTGCTGGCCATCGCCCAGGAGCTGGAGCAGGCCGCCCTGGAAGACGAGTTCTTCAAGGAACGCCAGCTCTATCCCAACGTGGACTTCTACTCCGGCATCATCCTGCGCGCCCTGGGCATTCCGGTGAACATGTTCCCGGTCATGTTCGCCATCGGCCGCATGCCCGGCTGGATCGCCCACTGGTACGAGGAGTACTGCCAGCCCATGCGCATCCACCGCCCGCGGCAGCTCTACATGGGCGAACGGCTGCGCGATTATCTGCCCCTGGACGATCGCTAG
- the panB gene encoding 3-methyl-2-oxobutanoate hydroxymethyltransferase: MAKRITAPDIRASKGQRKITMLTAYDYPFAKIVDEAGIDMILVGDSLGMAVLGYDDTIPVTMDEMVHHCSAVTRGASHALVVGDMPFLSYEAGPEQALASAGRLFKEGGVRAVKLEGGREVAPQTKALVQAGIPVVGHVGLTPQRVAGIGGFKVQGKTADAARIILEDAKALQEAGCFAIILEAVPAAMGRYITEALEIPTIGIGGGAHCDGQVLVIHDVLGLFERFTPKFVKKYANMAADVREAVTQYKNEVESGVFPDAEHSFSMDPDEEKKLS, from the coding sequence ATGGCCAAGAGAATTACTGCACCGGATATCAGGGCGAGCAAGGGACAGCGCAAGATCACCATGCTGACGGCCTATGACTATCCTTTTGCGAAAATAGTGGACGAGGCGGGAATCGACATGATCCTGGTGGGCGATTCCCTGGGTATGGCCGTGCTGGGCTACGACGACACCATTCCCGTCACCATGGACGAGATGGTGCACCACTGCAGCGCCGTCACCCGCGGGGCGTCGCACGCCCTGGTGGTGGGCGACATGCCGTTTCTGAGCTACGAGGCCGGGCCGGAGCAGGCACTGGCCAGCGCGGGCAGGCTCTTCAAGGAAGGCGGCGTGCGCGCCGTGAAGCTGGAGGGCGGCCGCGAGGTGGCGCCGCAGACCAAGGCGCTGGTCCAGGCCGGCATACCGGTGGTGGGCCACGTGGGGCTCACGCCGCAGCGCGTGGCCGGCATCGGCGGGTTCAAGGTGCAGGGCAAGACGGCCGACGCCGCGCGGATCATATTGGAGGACGCCAAGGCCCTGCAGGAGGCCGGCTGCTTCGCCATCATTCTGGAGGCCGTGCCGGCGGCCATGGGCCGCTACATCACCGAGGCCCTGGAGATTCCCACCATCGGCATCGGCGGCGGCGCACACTGCGACGGCCAGGTGCTGGTGATCCACGACGTGCTTGGCCTGTTCGAGCGGTTTACGCCAAAGTTCGTCAAGAAGTACGCGAATATGGCTGCGGATGTGCGCGAGGCTGTCACGCAGTACAAGAACGAGGTGGAGTCGGGCGTTTTTCCCGACGCCGAGCACTCTTTTTCCATGGATCCCGACGAGGAGAAAAAGCTCTCCTGA
- a CDS encoding DUF1737 domain-containing protein: MKYKIIKASSDHELEEEVRKHLMDGWRPLGGVSIVQAEMAFSKVLKFYQAVEKETREDRRRYLELEDEEREQVDLERRLR; the protein is encoded by the coding sequence TTGAAATACAAAATTATCAAAGCATCATCGGATCATGAGCTCGAAGAGGAAGTGCGCAAGCACCTCATGGACGGGTGGCGTCCGCTTGGCGGCGTATCCATTGTCCAGGCGGAAATGGCCTTTTCCAAAGTGCTGAAGTTCTACCAGGCCGTGGAAAAGGAGACGCGCGAGGACAGGCGCCGCTACCTGGAGCTGGAAGACGAGGAACGCGAACAGGTCGATCTGGAACGCCGTCTGCGTTAG
- a CDS encoding S1C family serine protease — MTTRSVPPVLRLACLALLALVCAPRPAAALDAQQLFRNAKDSIVMIVSVDAYSRPISQGSGFYIKDGREIVTNYHVIKGSSEVRVKTPGGDLVSALRVKAVDKKHDIAILEMPSEGKGQPLPLHSGDPEVGEEILAIGNPKGLEKTLSTGVISGLRRMDGNSLVYQITAPISPGSSGGPVLNTDGQVLGVTSFHVLQGQNLNFAQPALYIHKLLGNPTGGDSFQSMPKRSLQMKKDDSGVITIFEN; from the coding sequence ATGACGACGCGATCGGTTCCCCCCGTGCTGCGCCTAGCCTGCCTTGCTCTGCTCGCCCTTGTATGCGCGCCGCGACCCGCCGCGGCTCTCGACGCCCAGCAGCTTTTCAGGAACGCCAAGGACTCCATTGTGATGATCGTATCCGTGGACGCCTACAGCAGACCCATCTCTCAGGGCTCCGGCTTCTATATCAAGGACGGCCGCGAGATCGTTACCAATTACCACGTCATCAAGGGCTCGTCCGAGGTCCGCGTCAAGACGCCCGGGGGCGACCTGGTCTCGGCGCTACGGGTGAAGGCTGTGGACAAAAAGCACGATATCGCCATTCTGGAGATGCCGTCCGAAGGCAAGGGCCAGCCCCTGCCCCTGCACTCCGGCGACCCCGAGGTCGGTGAAGAGATCCTGGCCATCGGCAACCCCAAGGGGCTGGAGAAGACCCTCTCCACCGGCGTGATCAGCGGGCTGCGGCGCATGGACGGCAACTCCCTGGTCTACCAGATCACCGCGCCCATTTCCCCTGGCTCCAGCGGCGGCCCGGTGCTCAACACCGACGGCCAGGTCCTGGGCGTCACCAGCTTCCACGTCTTGCAGGGCCAGAACCTGAACTTTGCCCAGCCTGCGCTCTACATCCACAAGCTTCTGGGCAACCCCACGGGCGGCGACTCCTTCCAGTCCATGCCCAAGCGCTCCCTGCAGATGAAAAAGGATGACTCCGGCGTCATCACCATCTTTGAGAACTGA